Proteins encoded together in one Gemmatimonadota bacterium DH-78 window:
- a CDS encoding 3-hydroxyacyl-CoA dehydrogenase NAD-binding domain-containing protein — MDRIDSSPRLAVDADGVGWITFDDPERSLNVLDAGVMARFGECLDRARQEAVAGRLRALVIESGKPDSFIAGADIDAIAEIEGPDDGEAKSRAGQELYLELESFPAPTVAAIHGLCLGGGLEMALACRYRLCSDHPRTRLGLPEVQLGILPGWGGTTRLPRLIGLQAALDLLLTGEPIKPSKAKRIGLVSEVVPHPVFRDRVADFALEALTLPQGASRPERSFFTRLLDDTVPGRLTVLATARKRVLEKTGGRYPAPLKIIAVLRKALGRSVGEAMALEARAFGELTSTPTHANLVHLFHLREAARKTAVAVPDGTPAEVERLGVVGAGVMGGGIAQLAAFRDVSVRMKDIRDDAVAGGLRHAQGLFDKAVERRKLRPEEAERKMALIQGGLEWNGFHSADLVIEAVVERMDVKKAVLAEAEGVVGPDALLATNTSSLSVDEMAEALDRPEQFCGVHFFNPVHKMPLVEIIRGARTSADTVATAHAFAVALGKVPVVCADGPGFLVNRILGPYMNEAGHLLADGASIEAIDRAATDFGMPMGPLRLMDEVGLDIARHAGATLHEAFGERLAPATPLEALADTERLGRKNGRGFYRYDERGKESGVDPDVLAELGNAVPRHGDEVPDNDEIRQRLVLAMVNEAARILDDGIVRDAGSLDLAMIMGTGFPPYRGGLLRFADAHHPRSLVDMLENLAARHGPRFTPAPLIRRLAEEDRGFYAAFGGGR, encoded by the coding sequence ACGCGGGGGTCATGGCCCGCTTCGGCGAGTGCCTCGATCGAGCCCGCCAGGAGGCGGTCGCCGGACGCCTGCGCGCCCTCGTGATCGAGAGCGGCAAGCCCGACAGCTTCATCGCCGGCGCCGACATCGACGCCATCGCCGAGATCGAGGGCCCCGACGACGGTGAAGCCAAGTCGCGGGCCGGGCAGGAGTTGTACCTCGAGTTGGAGTCGTTTCCCGCGCCTACCGTGGCCGCGATCCACGGGCTCTGCCTCGGTGGCGGGCTCGAGATGGCCCTCGCCTGCCGCTACCGACTCTGCTCCGACCACCCGCGCACTCGCCTGGGTCTGCCCGAGGTGCAGCTCGGAATCCTGCCGGGCTGGGGCGGCACCACCCGCCTTCCGCGCCTGATCGGGCTCCAGGCCGCGCTCGACCTGCTGCTCACCGGGGAGCCCATCAAGCCGTCGAAGGCGAAGCGGATCGGACTGGTGAGCGAGGTGGTGCCGCACCCCGTCTTTCGCGACCGGGTGGCCGACTTCGCGCTGGAGGCGCTCACCCTCCCGCAGGGCGCCTCTCGCCCCGAGCGCTCCTTCTTCACCCGACTCCTCGACGACACCGTGCCCGGTCGGCTCACGGTGCTGGCGACCGCCCGTAAGCGGGTGCTGGAGAAGACGGGCGGTCGGTACCCGGCGCCCCTCAAGATCATCGCGGTGCTCCGCAAGGCGCTCGGGCGCTCGGTGGGCGAGGCCATGGCGCTCGAGGCGCGCGCCTTCGGCGAGCTCACCTCCACCCCGACCCACGCCAACCTCGTCCACCTCTTCCACCTGCGTGAAGCCGCCCGGAAGACGGCGGTGGCCGTTCCCGACGGCACGCCGGCCGAGGTGGAACGACTCGGTGTGGTGGGCGCCGGGGTGATGGGCGGCGGCATCGCCCAGCTCGCCGCGTTCCGCGACGTGTCGGTGCGAATGAAGGACATCCGCGACGACGCCGTGGCGGGGGGACTCCGGCACGCCCAGGGGCTCTTCGACAAGGCGGTCGAGCGCCGCAAGCTCCGCCCCGAGGAAGCGGAGCGGAAGATGGCGCTGATCCAGGGCGGCCTCGAGTGGAACGGCTTTCACAGCGCCGACCTCGTGATCGAGGCGGTGGTCGAACGCATGGATGTGAAGAAGGCGGTTCTCGCCGAGGCCGAGGGCGTGGTGGGGCCGGACGCCCTTCTGGCCACCAACACCTCGTCGCTCTCCGTGGACGAGATGGCCGAGGCACTCGACCGGCCGGAGCAGTTCTGCGGGGTGCACTTCTTCAACCCCGTGCACAAGATGCCTCTCGTGGAGATCATCCGAGGGGCGCGCACCAGCGCCGACACGGTGGCCACCGCCCACGCCTTCGCCGTCGCACTCGGCAAGGTGCCGGTGGTGTGCGCCGATGGTCCCGGCTTTCTGGTGAACCGCATTCTCGGGCCCTACATGAACGAGGCCGGCCACCTGCTGGCCGACGGAGCCTCGATCGAGGCGATCGACCGCGCGGCCACCGACTTCGGCATGCCGATGGGCCCGTTGCGCCTGATGGACGAGGTGGGACTCGACATCGCGCGCCACGCCGGCGCCACGCTGCACGAGGCGTTCGGCGAGCGACTGGCCCCGGCCACTCCCCTCGAGGCACTCGCCGACACCGAGCGCCTGGGTCGCAAGAACGGGCGGGGCTTCTACCGGTACGATGAACGCGGCAAGGAGTCGGGGGTGGACCCCGACGTGCTGGCGGAGCTGGGCAATGCCGTGCCTCGCCACGGTGACGAGGTACCCGACAACGACGAGATTCGACAGCGGCTCGTGCTCGCCATGGTCAACGAGGCGGCCCGGATTCTCGACGACGGGATCGTGCGCGACGCCGGCTCGCTCGACCTCGCGATGATCATGGGCACCGGCTTTCCGCCGTACCGCGGCGGGCTGCTGCGGTTCGCCGATGCGCACCACCCGCGCAGCCTCGTCGACATGCTCGAGAATCTGGCCGCGCGCCACGGGCCGCGGTTCACGCCGGCCCCGCTCATCCGTCGACTGGCCGAAGAGGACCGCGGATTCTACGCCGCCTTCGGAGGGGGGCGTTGA
- a CDS encoding DUF402 domain-containing protein — MIRPLEIAYHRPPDHHQIYRQELIFDSPAVQVSFQPAMPIDRPMVIGGDVALEPGSPVVWFTFPGAWHDIGRFHDAEGRFTGLYANVLTPVELHRTSSGPARWATTDLFLDLWHGVGRDPVILDEEEWAAARDAGHIDGDTAARARREADALRTGAASGAWPPAVVAEWTLTRTLRARGELGGTDS, encoded by the coding sequence TTGATCCGACCGCTCGAGATCGCGTACCACCGCCCCCCCGACCACCACCAGATCTACCGGCAGGAGCTGATCTTCGACTCCCCGGCGGTACAGGTGTCGTTCCAGCCGGCCATGCCGATCGATCGACCGATGGTGATCGGCGGCGACGTGGCGCTGGAGCCGGGATCGCCCGTCGTATGGTTCACCTTTCCCGGGGCCTGGCACGACATCGGTCGCTTCCACGACGCCGAGGGCCGCTTCACCGGGCTCTACGCCAACGTTCTCACCCCGGTCGAGCTGCACCGCACCTCGTCGGGCCCCGCCCGCTGGGCCACCACCGATCTCTTCCTCGACCTCTGGCACGGAGTGGGGCGCGACCCGGTGATCCTCGACGAAGAGGAGTGGGCCGCCGCGCGCGACGCCGGTCACATCGACGGCGACACCGCAGCCCGGGCTCGACGCGAGGCCGACGCCCTTCGAACCGGGGCCGCCAGTGGCGCATGGCCGCCCGCCGTGGTCGCAGAGTGGACGCTGACGCGTACCCTCCGCGCACGGGGCGAGCTGGGCGGCACCGACTCCTGA
- a CDS encoding thioredoxin domain-containing protein, whose translation MNAKILSIVVALAVVAAVAVSMNSGGGDAVTEPIDLQIDDMQELAAMAQGIHLGNDDADITILEFADFQCPGCMAFAGQVKPQLDVGYIETGTVKFVFYDFPLTSIHPHAFLAARAARCANDQGMFWEYHDELFRNQTAWSLSASPPVGAFEDFAARVGLDQGDFSSCLRSDAHAQTVSATMQLGQGLGVTGTPTVLISRGNGQFRQVGAPTIGEYYPAIQAAIEELQGEMAAEAGGMQ comes from the coding sequence ATGAACGCGAAGATCCTCAGCATCGTGGTGGCGCTGGCCGTGGTGGCCGCCGTCGCCGTCAGCATGAACTCGGGCGGGGGCGATGCGGTCACCGAGCCCATCGACCTGCAGATCGACGACATGCAGGAACTGGCCGCCATGGCCCAGGGGATCCATCTCGGCAACGACGATGCCGACATCACGATCCTCGAGTTCGCCGACTTCCAGTGCCCCGGCTGCATGGCGTTCGCCGGTCAGGTGAAGCCGCAGCTCGATGTGGGCTACATCGAGACCGGGACGGTGAAGTTCGTGTTCTACGACTTCCCCCTCACCTCGATCCATCCGCACGCCTTCCTGGCGGCGCGGGCCGCTCGGTGCGCGAACGACCAGGGCATGTTCTGGGAGTACCACGACGAGCTCTTCCGGAACCAGACCGCCTGGTCGTTGTCGGCTTCGCCGCCGGTCGGCGCCTTCGAGGACTTCGCCGCCCGCGTGGGGCTGGACCAAGGCGACTTCAGCTCCTGCCTGCGCAGCGATGCGCACGCGCAGACGGTGTCGGCCACGATGCAGCTCGGCCAGGGCCTCGGGGTGACGGGTACGCCGACCGTGCTGATCAGTCGTGGAAACGGGCAGTTCCGCCAGGTGGGTGCGCCCACGATCGGCGAGTACTACCCGGCGATTCAGGCCGCGATCGAAGAGCTCCAGGGCGAGATGGCGGCCGAGGCTGGAGGCATGCAGTGA
- a CDS encoding HAD hydrolase-like protein has translation MNHLILFDIDGTLVAGGPAKGAFHHALLEVYGTAGDVDGLDFSGKTDPQIARELLSGAGLADEAIDAGLPDLFACYLGELEHRLGDDPVRVLPGVPDLLDALSGAGDVALGLLTGNIAGGADLKLGSARLRERFDVGSFGSDSEVRDELPPVALERAAGHWSVEFDPGRVWIVGDTPRDVGCAQAHGLRSLAVATGRFSSGELASTGADHVVDSLGSTGAIVDLLTRPVP, from the coding sequence ATGAACCATCTGATTCTCTTCGACATCGACGGTACGCTCGTGGCTGGTGGCCCGGCCAAGGGCGCCTTTCACCACGCCCTTCTCGAGGTGTACGGCACCGCAGGCGATGTGGACGGCCTCGATTTCTCGGGCAAGACCGACCCGCAGATCGCCCGCGAGTTGCTCTCGGGTGCGGGGCTCGCCGACGAAGCCATCGACGCGGGCCTTCCCGATCTCTTCGCCTGCTATCTCGGCGAGCTCGAACACCGCCTGGGCGACGACCCGGTGCGGGTGCTGCCCGGAGTCCCCGATCTTCTCGATGCGCTGAGCGGCGCCGGAGATGTGGCGCTGGGACTCCTGACGGGCAACATCGCCGGGGGCGCCGACCTCAAGCTCGGCTCGGCCCGCCTGCGGGAGCGTTTCGACGTGGGAAGCTTCGGGTCCGACTCAGAGGTGCGCGACGAGCTTCCCCCGGTCGCCCTCGAGCGAGCCGCCGGCCACTGGTCGGTGGAGTTCGATCCGGGGCGGGTGTGGATCGTGGGCGACACGCCGCGCGACGTGGGCTGCGCCCAGGCCCATGGTCTGCGCTCTCTCGCCGTGGCCACCGGGCGCTTCAGCAGCGGGGAGCTGGCCTCCACCGGGGCCGACCACGTGGTCGATTCGCTGGGCTCCACCGGCGCGATCGTCGACCTCCTCACCCGCCCCGTTCCTTGA
- a CDS encoding threonine/serine dehydratase has product MSAGTAPLVGLDDIRAAAARVEGLVVRTPLLPSPELTEACGAVEVRLKCENLQRAGAFKARGGINYVSQLADGEVANGVITYSSGNHAQAVALAAQLRGVRAVVVMPTTAPGVKVEGAKRLGAEVVFEGTTSLERMARAHAIAEAEGLTVIPPFDDARIIAGQGTVGLEIVDDWPEVDTVLVPIGGGGLGSGVAAALRRLRPDARVIGVEPVEGASMSAALAAGGPVTLEATRSIADGLLPVRSGDLTWRHMSELADGVVTVDDDAIRDAARFLLHRHRLVVEYSGAATVAALRSGAVEVAGCRVAAVLSGGNLDPALLAELT; this is encoded by the coding sequence GTGAGCGCCGGCACCGCACCCCTCGTAGGCCTCGACGACATCCGGGCGGCCGCGGCCCGGGTCGAGGGGTTGGTCGTTCGCACGCCGCTCCTGCCCTCGCCGGAGCTGACCGAGGCGTGCGGGGCGGTCGAGGTGCGGCTGAAGTGCGAGAACCTGCAGCGGGCCGGAGCCTTCAAGGCGCGGGGCGGGATCAACTACGTGTCGCAGCTCGCAGACGGCGAGGTGGCGAACGGGGTGATCACCTACTCGTCCGGCAATCACGCGCAGGCGGTGGCACTGGCGGCGCAGCTCCGCGGGGTGCGAGCGGTCGTGGTCATGCCGACCACCGCCCCCGGGGTGAAGGTGGAGGGTGCGAAACGGCTCGGCGCGGAGGTGGTGTTCGAGGGCACCACCTCGCTCGAGCGCATGGCCCGCGCCCACGCGATCGCCGAGGCCGAGGGGCTGACCGTGATTCCGCCTTTCGACGATGCGCGTATCATCGCCGGGCAGGGCACGGTCGGCCTCGAGATCGTCGACGACTGGCCCGAGGTCGACACCGTGCTGGTGCCGATCGGCGGCGGCGGTCTCGGCTCCGGGGTGGCCGCGGCCCTGCGTCGGCTGCGGCCGGATGCGCGGGTGATCGGCGTGGAGCCGGTGGAGGGCGCCTCGATGTCGGCGGCCCTGGCGGCCGGGGGACCGGTCACCCTCGAGGCCACGCGCTCGATCGCCGACGGCCTGTTGCCGGTGCGCTCGGGCGACCTCACCTGGCGGCACATGTCGGAGCTCGCCGACGGGGTGGTCACGGTCGACGACGACGCGATCCGCGATGCCGCACGCTTTCTCCTGCACCGGCACCGGCTGGTGGTGGAGTATTCCGGCGCGGCCACGGTGGCCGCCCTGCGGTCGGGCGCGGTGGAGGTGGCCGGTTGCCGGGTGGCGGCGGTGCTGAGCGGCGGCAACCTCGATCCCGCGCTGCTGGCGGAGCTGACGTGA
- the gyrA gene encoding DNA gyrase subunit A has protein sequence MVDDTELPTDDAQPSDEGGGQRVLTRLLEDEMRESFIDYSMSVIVQRALPDVRDGLKPVHRRILYAMSELSLTPGRPYKKSATVVGDVLGKYHPHGDSAVYDSMVRMVQDFSLRYPLVDGQGNFGSIDGDSAAAYRYTEARLTRLATELLEDIDKETVRFVPNFDGQKEEPTVLPAKVPNLLINGSSGIAVGMATNIPPHNLREVVDACIALIDDPELSQEELEAIVKGPDFPTGGLVCGRQGVVDAYRTGRGRVVMRARTHIEEHERGERIIVTELPFMVNKARLVEQIAQLVRDKKLDSIRDLRDESDRDGMRIVIELKRDAVPYVVLNRLFKHTQMQSTFGTILLALVDGVPRVLTLRQILKYFLDHRHEVVVRRTEYDLGKAKDREHILEGLKIAVDNIDEVIKIIRASRDSDSASTTLQERFGLSERQAKAILDMRLARLTGLEMEKLEAELAEIRATIAELESILASHEKRMGIIADELRAMADQHGNERRTEIAGSVGDFNMEDLIPDDDMVITVSRQGYIKRQSVDTYRAQRRGGRGLRGMTTKDEDWIEHIFSASAHDTLMIFTRQGQCYWLKVWQIPEGSRQSRGRPIVNLVSMARDEELAAVVPVREFSEDQYLLFATRMGKIKKTALAAYGNIRSVGLNAINIREGDRLIDVKIIEPESQILLATRKGMAIRFPESDARPMGRATEGVRGINLRGDDYVIGLVTTREDANLLVVTELGMGKRTEVDAYRLQGRGGYGVINVKVTERTGEVVAIKAVTDEEQLMVITRKGVVNRQAVSEIRTIGRATQGVRLINLDKGDLVMDVARVVVEDEDDELLEGAEGVEGLDGEDGAEPVASVEGGADEGAEGAEGVDEE, from the coding sequence ATGGTCGACGATACCGAACTCCCCACCGACGACGCACAGCCCTCCGACGAAGGAGGCGGCCAGAGAGTTCTGACCCGCCTGCTCGAAGACGAGATGCGGGAGTCGTTCATCGACTACTCGATGAGCGTCATCGTGCAGCGCGCACTCCCCGACGTCCGCGACGGGCTGAAGCCGGTGCACCGGCGGATTCTCTACGCCATGTCGGAGCTTTCGCTCACCCCGGGGCGCCCGTACAAGAAGTCGGCGACGGTGGTGGGAGACGTGCTGGGTAAATACCACCCGCACGGCGACAGCGCGGTCTACGACTCGATGGTGCGCATGGTGCAGGACTTCTCCCTGCGCTATCCGCTGGTCGACGGGCAGGGCAACTTCGGATCGATCGACGGGGACTCCGCGGCCGCCTACCGGTACACCGAGGCGCGTCTCACCCGGCTCGCCACCGAGCTGCTCGAAGACATCGACAAGGAGACCGTCCGGTTCGTCCCGAACTTCGACGGTCAGAAGGAAGAGCCCACGGTTCTTCCGGCCAAGGTGCCCAACCTGCTCATCAACGGGTCGAGCGGGATCGCGGTGGGCATGGCCACGAACATCCCGCCGCACAACCTGCGCGAGGTGGTCGATGCCTGCATCGCGCTGATCGACGATCCCGAGCTGTCGCAGGAGGAGCTCGAGGCCATCGTGAAGGGCCCCGACTTCCCCACGGGCGGACTCGTGTGCGGACGCCAGGGGGTGGTCGACGCCTACCGCACCGGCCGCGGGCGGGTGGTGATGCGGGCGCGCACCCACATCGAGGAGCACGAGCGGGGCGAGCGCATCATCGTCACCGAGCTGCCCTTCATGGTGAACAAGGCGCGGCTGGTGGAGCAGATCGCGCAGCTGGTGCGCGACAAGAAGCTCGACAGCATCCGCGACCTGCGCGACGAGTCGGATCGCGACGGCATGCGCATCGTGATCGAACTCAAGCGCGACGCCGTGCCGTACGTGGTGCTGAACCGGCTGTTCAAGCACACCCAGATGCAGTCCACCTTCGGCACCATCCTGCTCGCGCTGGTCGACGGGGTGCCGCGGGTGCTGACGCTGCGTCAGATCCTCAAGTACTTCCTCGATCACCGGCACGAGGTGGTCGTCCGCCGCACCGAGTACGACCTCGGCAAGGCGAAGGACCGCGAGCATATTCTCGAGGGGCTCAAGATCGCCGTCGACAACATCGACGAGGTGATCAAGATCATCCGGGCCTCGCGCGACAGCGACAGCGCCTCGACCACGCTCCAGGAGCGCTTCGGGCTCTCCGAGCGGCAGGCCAAGGCGATCCTCGACATGCGCCTGGCGCGGCTCACCGGGCTCGAGATGGAGAAGCTCGAGGCCGAACTCGCCGAGATCCGGGCCACGATCGCCGAACTGGAGTCGATTCTCGCTTCGCACGAGAAGCGGATGGGCATCATCGCCGACGAGCTGCGCGCGATGGCCGATCAGCACGGCAACGAGCGGCGCACCGAGATCGCCGGCTCCGTCGGCGACTTCAACATGGAAGACCTGATCCCCGACGACGACATGGTCATCACCGTGTCGCGTCAGGGCTACATCAAGCGCCAGTCGGTCGACACCTACCGGGCGCAGCGCCGAGGCGGCCGCGGACTGCGCGGGATGACCACGAAAGACGAGGACTGGATCGAGCACATCTTCTCGGCGTCGGCGCACGACACCCTCATGATCTTCACCCGCCAGGGGCAGTGCTACTGGCTCAAGGTGTGGCAGATCCCCGAGGGCAGCCGGCAGTCGCGAGGGCGCCCGATCGTGAACCTGGTGAGCATGGCCCGCGACGAGGAGCTGGCCGCGGTCGTGCCGGTGCGGGAGTTTTCCGAAGACCAGTACCTGCTCTTCGCCACCCGCATGGGCAAGATCAAGAAGACGGCGCTGGCGGCGTACGGAAACATCCGCTCGGTGGGGCTCAACGCGATCAACATTCGCGAGGGCGACCGGCTGATCGACGTGAAGATCATCGAGCCCGAGTCGCAGATCCTGCTCGCCACCCGCAAGGGCATGGCGATTCGATTCCCCGAGAGCGACGCGCGACCGATGGGCCGCGCCACCGAGGGCGTGCGGGGCATCAACCTGCGCGGCGACGACTACGTGATCGGGCTGGTCACCACCCGCGAGGACGCCAACCTGCTCGTGGTCACCGAGCTCGGGATGGGCAAGCGCACCGAGGTCGACGCCTACCGACTGCAGGGTCGCGGCGGCTACGGGGTGATCAACGTGAAGGTCACCGAGCGCACCGGTGAGGTGGTGGCCATCAAGGCCGTCACCGACGAGGAGCAGCTCATGGTCATCACCCGCAAGGGCGTGGTGAACCGCCAGGCGGTGTCGGAGATCCGCACCATCGGGCGGGCCACCCAGGGGGTGCGTCTCATCAACCTCGACAAGGGCGACCTGGTGATGGATGTGGCCCGGGTGGTGGTCGAGGACGAGGACGACGAGCTGCTCGAGGGCGCGGAAGGCGTCGAGGGACTCGACGGCGAGGACGGCGCCGAGCCCGTCGCTTCGGTCGAGGGTGGGGCCGACGAGGGCGCCGAGGGCGCCGAGGGAGTCGACGAGGAGTGA
- a CDS encoding DUF885 domain-containing protein produces the protein MPYSLPSRTPNPRSGLIAAALILAACAGGSPRTAEAPSAPEPAAPSAAPTPTSTSTSTVESHSQRVDPGVVADFEALIAEPSSPRSAPDEGGDLEAPRRAQLAWLEDQQARWEAIDPALLPADRRIDHDIFGRLLRDRIGELRYRAYLMPFTTFVPFYGSFPETADQARLGSVQAAESYIRRMNGWNAQVEGTIALMRRGLRDGITIPRLIVEPIPGEVAVHLVDDPTDSRFWTPLEAMSEAVPDSARTRLEAEALAAIDTSVVAGYRRFHDFLAEEYVPGTRTSLGISEVPDGRAFYEHRVRQFTTLDISAAEVHERGLAEVARIRGEMEAVIERTGFDGTFAEFLQHLRTDPKFYAKTPDELMRRTALVLKQMDGELPRLFGKLPRAPYGIRAIPEYSAPRMTTAYYSGGTSSGTYYVNTYDLPSRPLYEVQALSFHEAVPGHHLQRALQNELGEVAPFRRRASFTAYTEGWALYAERLGLEVGFYEDPYDDFGRLSYEMWRALRLVVDTGIHAFGWTRQEAIDLMVENSALSLTNITTEVDRYISWPGQALGYKMGEIVIRDLREQAETRLGEAFDLRAFHDTVLGTGPVPLEVLETLVVEWIDEQAAAVSAGPAPGAR, from the coding sequence ATGCCGTACTCGCTCCCGTCACGTACGCCGAATCCGCGCTCCGGCCTGATCGCCGCCGCGTTGATTCTGGCCGCCTGCGCGGGGGGATCGCCGCGCACCGCCGAGGCCCCGTCGGCGCCGGAACCGGCCGCCCCGAGCGCGGCCCCGACCCCCACATCGACCTCGACCTCGACCGTCGAGTCTCACTCGCAGCGTGTCGACCCCGGTGTGGTGGCCGATTTCGAGGCGTTGATCGCGGAGCCCTCCTCCCCGCGGTCCGCTCCGGACGAGGGCGGCGACCTCGAGGCACCCCGGCGCGCCCAGCTCGCCTGGCTGGAAGATCAGCAGGCCCGCTGGGAGGCGATCGATCCGGCGCTGCTGCCCGCCGATCGCCGAATCGACCACGACATCTTCGGCCGCCTGCTGCGCGACCGGATCGGCGAGCTGCGGTACCGGGCCTACCTCATGCCCTTCACCACCTTCGTGCCCTTCTACGGCTCCTTTCCGGAGACGGCCGACCAGGCGCGCCTCGGCTCGGTGCAGGCCGCGGAGAGCTACATCCGGCGCATGAACGGCTGGAACGCCCAGGTGGAGGGCACGATCGCGCTCATGCGTCGGGGACTCCGCGACGGCATCACGATTCCGCGCCTGATCGTGGAGCCCATTCCGGGAGAGGTGGCGGTGCACCTGGTCGACGACCCCACCGACTCGCGCTTCTGGACCCCGCTCGAGGCGATGAGCGAGGCGGTACCCGACTCGGCGCGCACCCGGCTCGAAGCCGAGGCTCTGGCGGCCATCGACACCTCCGTGGTGGCCGGGTATCGACGCTTCCACGACTTCCTGGCCGAGGAGTACGTGCCGGGCACCCGCACCTCGCTCGGCATCTCCGAGGTGCCCGACGGACGAGCCTTCTACGAACACCGGGTTCGGCAGTTCACCACCCTCGACATCTCCGCCGCCGAGGTGCACGAGCGGGGGTTGGCGGAGGTGGCGCGGATCCGGGGCGAGATGGAGGCGGTGATCGAGCGCACCGGCTTCGACGGCACCTTCGCCGAGTTTCTGCAGCACCTGCGCACCGACCCCAAGTTCTACGCGAAGACTCCCGACGAACTGATGCGGCGCACGGCGCTGGTGCTGAAGCAGATGGACGGGGAGCTGCCCCGTCTCTTCGGCAAGTTGCCTCGAGCGCCGTACGGCATCCGGGCGATCCCCGAGTACTCGGCACCCCGCATGACGACGGCCTACTACAGCGGTGGCACCTCGTCGGGAACGTACTACGTGAACACGTACGATCTACCGAGTCGGCCGCTCTACGAGGTGCAGGCACTGTCGTTTCACGAGGCGGTGCCCGGCCACCACCTGCAGCGGGCGCTCCAGAACGAACTCGGCGAGGTCGCGCCCTTCCGCCGGAGAGCCTCGTTCACCGCCTACACCGAGGGATGGGCGCTGTACGCCGAACGCCTCGGCCTGGAGGTGGGGTTCTACGAGGACCCCTACGACGACTTCGGTCGGCTGAGCTACGAAATGTGGCGGGCGCTGCGCCTGGTGGTGGACACCGGGATCCACGCCTTCGGGTGGACGCGTCAGGAGGCCATCGACCTGATGGTGGAAAACTCCGCGCTGTCGCTCACCAACATCACCACCGAGGTGGATCGCTACATCTCCTGGCCGGGCCAGGCGCTGGGCTACAAGATGGGCGAGATCGTGATCCGCGACCTTCGGGAGCAGGCCGAGACCCGCCTCGGCGAAGCCTTCGACCTGCGGGCTTTCCACGACACGGTGCTGGGTACGGGACCGGTGCCGCTGGAGGTGCTGGAGACGCTGGTCGTCGAGTGGATCGACGAGCAGGCCGCCGCGGTCAGCGCTGGGCCAGCGCCGGGGGCGCGATGA